In Zunongwangia sp. HGR-M22, the sequence TTGTCTTGAAAATTAAGATTTATAATCAGCAATATGCCATAAACTATCAAAGTTGCTAAAATATGAAAGGAATAATTAGCAACTGTACTGTAGTATAGGGTAGCCTCAACATAATTAGAAGTTATATAATACTGAATAAAAAATAAAATCAATGAAAAAGGCACAAAAACCTTCAGGAAATTTAAAAATGGTCGTCCCATCTATTCGTCGTCTTTACTTATGTTTTTTACGCTTCTAATTACTTGATATAACGCCACAAAAACGCCTAAAAGCGATAATGAAATTGTAAATGCTGAAAATTTATTCGGAAATTTCTCGTCTAACCAAATACCAAGAAAAACGCCACCGGCTATAATAATGGCCATTTGGAAGCCAATGTTTACAAAAACAAGATATTTATTACGCTGATCGTTTTTCATGAAAGGAGAATACTCGTTTTTTAATACTGGTTTGTAAAAGAGAAAAAGGCTTAGAAACTATATATTGTCGCGTAAATAATCCTTCAGATTTTTCTTTAAAAGAACTACTCTATAGTTGTTTGTTGAGATCGCAATAAAATCATTTTCTAACTCATATTCATCATTTTCCTGCAATAATTCTCCCAAACCTAAAGCCCGAATACGATCCTGCAAACCGTGCACCACCACAAAAATAGTTTCTTCGTTATAAATATCTATTGAAGTAGAAAAATTAGTATAGTCTAAATCTACCAAAGCGGAATCTATTTTCTGCTGAAGCGCAAGGGCAGCCTCTCTATTTTCGCTATCAAACTGATAGATCAGTTTATAATTGGTGGCTAAACTATCTTCTTGCAGCTGAAGTCTGCTTAATTTAGGTAAAGCTCCGTTTATCATGTTCTTTGCCTTTTCCCCTTCTGCCGATTGTGGATAGGTTAAAGAAACATAGCTAAGCGCTTTACGATATTCCTGCAAACCTCTAAGTCTTCCTATAGCCATCGCTTTTAGCAATTCAAACTTCGGAATAATTTCTTCGCCAGAATATCGTGTAATAAATTTATTACTTTCTGAAATTACTTCAGCAAATTGTTGATCCTCATACAAACTGAAAGTCTCTTCATAACTTCTTTGCGCTAAGCTTTCTCCTGAAGCCAATTGCTGAGGATTCTGAATAAAAATAGCGTATTGCGAATCTGGATAATTAGACACAATATCAATTTTCATTGCGTCTTGCTTAGCATTCATATTTAATCTGCCGTAAGCTTTGTAAAGATTATATTTTGAAGGTAAAATTAACCGCTCTTCGGGATCGCTAGCCAACAATGCTTCTAATTTTTCTGTTGCCAATTGATATTCGCCAAATTTCTCGTTATAAATAAGACCCAATTGGTAATAAGCGTAATTTCGATCTTTATAAATACTATCGATCACCAAATTATCGGTTGGTAACTTATCTGCATAGGTCGCCGGGTCGAATCTTGGATCGCTCGAAAAATCAAACTCAGCCAATTCTTCTTCATTAGCTTCTATACCGCCGGTATTTCCTGTGGAAATCCAACGCCAATTATCCGCAAGTTTTCTATTTCCCCAGATTCTTAAAAATTCACGCTCTCCCCTAGCTTTTCGGCTTTCATTATAAAAATAAAAATTGCTTGTATTTTCTTCGCCGGGAAGGCTAACATCCGGAACTCCGGGACCGGTATTATTTAAAGCCAAAGCTTTTTCAGTTTCACCGGCTTCTATTTCTTTTTTATATTCTTCCTTAAGCTTGTCTGTATACTTTGTAAAATAAGCAATTTGCTCTTCTCGCGGTAAATCGATAAGATTTAAGATGCTATCGTTTTTATTAGCAATTGCCTGATAAAAAATAATATCGTCTAAATTTTTACGCTTTTTTTGTATCGTTCGATATTCCCTTAAATTAGTAGGCATTTCGTAGAGTGTGCTATCAAAATAGCTTGCAGCCGTTTGATATTCTGAACGATCAAAATTAATATTTGCCAGAATTTCATAATTAATTGATCTTAAAAATGGATCGCTGCTTCCTGGTGTTCTAAGCGATTTGTTATAGTATGTAATTGCGGTATCTAAAGAATCACGC encodes:
- the porW gene encoding type IX secretion system periplasmic lipoprotein PorW/SprE; translated protein: MRTFTQFFFIALLLGAVISCSRKKDNFISRSWHSVTAEYNTLYNGNLALEAGRKELNQNYSDNYWDLLPIERMQIDEEILLPDSVRNQNFGIAEKKAAKAIQRHSILIDGKEENPQIDEAFILLGKARYYDQRFIPALEAFNYILQRYPASNSIRTAQIWREKTNIRLENNRIAIKNLKRILNNAKFEDQEYADAKAAMAQAYINLQRPDSALAPLTTAANFTKKDEEKGRYFFIIGQLYNLLNQPKNANLAFDEVIDLNRKSPRIYMINAYIQKARNFDPEENDDQQLKELLTELKEDRENRPFLDKIYFQIGEYYNQRDSLDTAITYYNKSLRTPGSSDPFLRSINYEILANINFDRSEYQTAASYFDSTLYEMPTNLREYRTIQKKRKNLDDIIFYQAIANKNDSILNLIDLPREEQIAYFTKYTDKLKEEYKKEIEAGETEKALALNNTGPGVPDVSLPGEENTSNFYFYNESRKARGEREFLRIWGNRKLADNWRWISTGNTGGIEANEEELAEFDFSSDPRFDPATYADKLPTDNLVIDSIYKDRNYAYYQLGLIYNEKFGEYQLATEKLEALLASDPEERLILPSKYNLYKAYGRLNMNAKQDAMKIDIVSNYPDSQYAIFIQNPQQLASGESLAQRSYEETFSLYEDQQFAEVISESNKFITRYSGEEIIPKFELLKAMAIGRLRGLQEYRKALSYVSLTYPQSAEGEKAKNMINGALPKLSRLQLQEDSLATNYKLIYQFDSENREAALALQQKIDSALVDLDYTNFSTSIDIYNEETIFVVVHGLQDRIRALGLGELLQENDEYELENDFIAISTNNYRVVLLKKNLKDYLRDNI
- a CDS encoding AtpZ/AtpI family protein: MKNDQRNKYLVFVNIGFQMAIIIAGGVFLGIWLDEKFPNKFSAFTISLSLLGVFVALYQVIRSVKNISKDDE